ATGTTGTAGATCGTTCTCTTTTTTCATTAAGCTGGCCGATTTTCATTGATATCTTTCTGCATATGGCGACGTTATTAATCAATACGTACATGATCAGCCATATTTCTTCTGCTTATCTGGCCGCAATGGGAGTAGGTAATCATGTTTTTGATCTCTTTATTACCATTTTTAACTTTATCAGCGTAGGTTGTAGTGTTGTCATCGCACAATATTTAGGCTCAGGAAAACGTGAGAAGGCCAGTCAGGCGATTCATATTTCCATTGCCTTTAATTTTGTGCTGGGTTTGAGTTGTGCGCTGATCACGGTGTTCTTCGGTTATAAGATCCTGTATATCATGAACCTGCCCGAAGCTCTGATGGAAGATGGGTTCGCTTATCTGCATGTGCTTGGTATCTGTCTGATACCCGAAGCTATTTCGATTATTCTGGCGGCCTGTCTGCGGGTTTATGGCAAATCGAAATCGGCCATGTATGTCACGCTGGTTGCCAACTTGCTCACGATTGTCGGTAATATGATCGTGCTGTATGGGTTCTTTGGACTGCCTCAATATGGGCTGGAAGGCGTGGCGTGGTCTACGGTATTTGGTCGTATCGTTGCCGTTATTTTGCTCTGCGGATTACTGTTCTGTGGTTTGAAGATCAAGCTAGAGCCTAAGTTGCTCATCAACTGGTCTAAAAATATGTTGAGCAAAATCCTACATGTCGGCTTACCCGCCGCCGGTGAAAATTTGGTGTGGATCTT
This genomic interval from Xenorhabdus doucetiae contains the following:
- a CDS encoding MATE family efflux transporter — encoded protein: MHQSDVVDRSLFSLSWPIFIDIFLHMATLLINTYMISHISSAYLAAMGVGNHVFDLFITIFNFISVGCSVVIAQYLGSGKREKASQAIHISIAFNFVLGLSCALITVFFGYKILYIMNLPEALMEDGFAYLHVLGICLIPEAISIILAACLRVYGKSKSAMYVTLVANLLTIVGNMIVLYGFFGLPQYGLEGVAWSTVFGRIVAVILLCGLLFCGLKIKLEPKLLINWSKNMLSKILHVGLPAAGENLVWILQYMTAQAFIGLMGETSLAAQTLYFQLSLFIMLFGISTSIGNEIMVGHLVGAKRFEDAYLRGLKSLRIGVIVTVGVVLTFWIFRESLLDLMTEDQKIIELLLPLFLLSVFLEPGRSFNIVMVNALRASGDARFPLYTALIFMWGVSIPVGYFLGITMGMGILGIWIGFFCDEWLRGLVNAWRWKSRRWQTKRLDI